A genome region from Nitrospira sp. includes the following:
- a CDS encoding RHS repeat domain-containing protein, which yields MDYHAGVPPDQTAPLGQTTTFTYDPANGNLLTVADAKNQTTTYNYDNMDRLKTCTDAPNRHESYQHHAAGRRTALTYLDKDQHQYA from the coding sequence GTGGACTACCACGCTGGTGTCCCTCCAGATCAGACCGCCCCGTTGGGTCAGACCACCACCTTCACCTACGATCCGGCCAACGGCAATCTCCTCACCGTCGCGGATGCGAAGAACCAGACCACCACTTATAACTATGACAACATGGATCGGTTGAAGACGTGCACGGATGCGCCAAACCGACATGAAAGTTATCAGCACCACGCTGCAGGAAGACGTACGGCACTGACGTATCTTGATAAGGACCAGCACCAGTACGCTTAG